One region of Pseudomonas sp. B21-040 genomic DNA includes:
- a CDS encoding helix-turn-helix domain-containing protein: MSVNTAVPETLCPISRAESVVGDRWTVLVLRELFMGSHRFDEIQAQTAGTPQMIATRLKRLEADGLVARRPYSERPLRYEYHLTPKGDAFYSVVLALRAWGETWCKSEEEGLAVVYTHATCRQPAGLGPLCAHCGEPLRRAELISTPSEAYAAERKARRDAFKGARGGDPVAAAQDQ, from the coding sequence ATGTCGGTAAACACCGCTGTTCCCGAAACCTTGTGTCCGATTTCCCGGGCTGAATCTGTCGTCGGCGACCGCTGGACGGTCCTGGTGCTGCGCGAGTTGTTCATGGGCAGCCATCGATTCGACGAGATCCAGGCGCAAACCGCCGGGACTCCGCAAATGATCGCCACCCGCCTCAAGCGTCTGGAGGCCGACGGACTGGTCGCCCGCCGCCCCTACAGTGAGCGGCCGTTGCGTTACGAGTACCACCTCACACCCAAGGGGGACGCGTTCTATTCCGTGGTGCTGGCATTGCGAGCGTGGGGGGAAACCTGGTGCAAGTCAGAGGAGGAGGGGTTGGCGGTGGTTTACACCCACGCCACCTGTCGTCAACCTGCCGGGCTGGGGCCGTTGTGTGCGCATTGCGGCGAGCCGTTGCGTCGTGCAGAGCTGATCAGTACGCCCAGCGAGGCCTATGCCGCAGAACGAAAGGCACGGCGTGATGCGTTCAAGGGCGCGCGCGGGGGGGACCCGGTTGCGGCGGCTCAGGATCAGTAG
- the mqo gene encoding malate dehydrogenase (quinone), whose protein sequence is MNTKKLRHILAGLTLSFGAVHSHAEEAKKVDVLLIGGGIMSATLGVWLNELEPGLSMEMVERLDGVALESSNGWNNAGTGHSALAELNYTPQDENGKVTISKAVEVNEGFQLTRQFWAWQVRQGVLKNPRSFINSTPHMSFVWGADNASFLKKRYEALQASPLFRGMQYSEDPAVIKKWVPLMMEGRDPKQKIAATWNPNGTDVNFGEVTRQLIGYLQTSPKFALKLSSEVQDITRNEDGSWRVSYKNLKDGSETATDAKFLFIGAGGGALKLLQKSGIPEAREYAGFPVGGSFLVTENPAITERHLAKAYGQASVGAPPMSVPHLDTRVLDGKRLILFGPFATFSTKFLKQGSFLDLLSTTTTDNVWPMTRVGIKQYPLVEYLAGQLMLSDEDRLNALKEYFPNAKAEDWHLWQAGQRVQVIKRDEAAGGVLKLGTEIVTSQDGTIAGLLGASPGASTAVPIMVSLLQKVFKDKVATPAWQEKLHQILPSYGTQLNNDPAKVAEEWAYTAKILELMPPPAISQVATPMAEKEENKPAKEKAPADIAL, encoded by the coding sequence ATGAACACGAAAAAACTGAGACACATTCTTGCCGGTTTAACGCTGTCATTTGGCGCTGTGCATTCGCACGCCGAAGAAGCCAAAAAAGTCGATGTATTGCTGATCGGTGGCGGCATCATGAGCGCGACCCTGGGCGTTTGGCTTAATGAGTTGGAGCCAGGGCTCTCGATGGAAATGGTCGAGCGCCTCGACGGTGTCGCCCTGGAAAGCTCCAATGGCTGGAACAACGCGGGTACAGGCCATTCGGCTTTGGCCGAGTTGAATTACACGCCGCAAGACGAGAACGGAAAAGTCACGATCTCGAAAGCTGTTGAAGTGAATGAAGGCTTCCAGTTGACCCGGCAATTCTGGGCTTGGCAGGTCAGGCAAGGCGTGCTGAAGAACCCACGTTCGTTCATCAATTCCACCCCGCACATGAGTTTCGTCTGGGGCGCTGACAACGCCAGCTTTCTGAAAAAGCGTTACGAGGCCTTGCAGGCCAGCCCGCTGTTCCGCGGTATGCAGTACTCCGAAGACCCGGCCGTGATCAAAAAATGGGTTCCGCTCATGATGGAGGGGCGTGATCCGAAGCAAAAAATTGCGGCCACGTGGAACCCCAATGGCACCGATGTCAATTTTGGAGAAGTGACCCGCCAACTGATCGGCTATCTGCAAACCTCGCCGAAATTTGCCCTGAAGCTGTCGAGCGAAGTGCAGGACATCACCCGAAACGAAGACGGTAGTTGGCGCGTCAGCTACAAAAACCTCAAGGACGGTAGCGAAACAGCAACCGATGCCAAGTTCCTGTTCATCGGTGCGGGGGGTGGAGCGCTGAAGCTGTTGCAGAAATCGGGAATTCCCGAGGCCAGGGAATATGCAGGCTTTCCAGTGGGCGGCTCATTCCTCGTGACAGAAAACCCGGCCATCACCGAGCGGCATCTCGCCAAGGCCTACGGCCAGGCTTCGGTGGGAGCGCCGCCCATGTCGGTTCCACATCTGGATACCCGCGTACTGGACGGTAAGCGCCTGATCCTGTTCGGTCCATTCGCAACCTTCAGTACCAAGTTTCTCAAACAGGGCTCTTTTCTGGACCTGCTGAGTACCACCACGACAGACAATGTGTGGCCGATGACTCGCGTCGGCATCAAGCAATATCCGCTGGTTGAGTACCTGGCGGGTCAGTTGATGCTGTCGGACGAGGATCGCCTCAATGCGTTGAAGGAATACTTCCCCAACGCCAAGGCCGAAGACTGGCATCTGTGGCAAGCAGGCCAGCGCGTGCAGGTGATCAAGCGTGATGAAGCGGCCGGTGGCGTCCTGAAACTGGGCACGGAGATTGTCACGTCCCAGGACGGCACCATTGCCGGCTTGCTGGGTGCATCTCCGGGCGCGTCGACCGCAGTACCGATCATGGTGAGCTTGCTGCAGAAGGTTTTCAAAGACAAAGTCGCGACGCCCGCCTGGCAGGAGAAACTGCATCAGATCCTCCCGAGCTACGGTACCCAACTTAACAATGATCCGGCAAAAGTGGCTGAAGAGTGGGCGTATACCGCCAAGATACTTGAACTGATGCCCCCACCGGCAATCAGTCAAGTCGCTACGCCGATGGCTGAAAAAGAGGAGAACAAGCCGGCGAAGGAAAAGGCACCGGCTGACATCGCACTGTGA
- a CDS encoding aldehyde dehydrogenase (NADP(+)), whose product MTLTGKLMIGASDVPGTEGTMRALNPASNQLIEPAFALGGVADVDKAATLANEAFDEYSHTSLTRRAAFLDSIADNLDSVRKTLAARAALETGLPEAQLEGEAIKAATQFRQFAEVVRRGRFLQLAIDPAQPDRQPRPRMDHRLQKIALGPVAIFGASNFPIAYSVAGGDTASALAAGATVILKAHNAHPGASEIQAQAIRNAVQVHGLPEGVFSMVRGGGNAIGEALVDHPLIKAVTFTGSERGGMALYRRAQLRPEPIPVITEMTSINPTFILPHAQATQGARIGDSFIERMVVNVGQACLKPALLIAIDGPGFEAMRAAMIERVNQTSARPMLTPGIHAAYLNGLGFMENAGAQRIAEGSAASAALEGASALLEVDGAHFLNETLLAEEVFGPSALLVKVRDEAEMLAVARSLRGQLSAALHLEDDDLPLAQRLLPVLERRTGRIVVNAFAHPQEVTFATVHGGPFPATSDSRFTSVGMTSIERFLRPVAYQGFPQALLPEVLRDLNPSGLPRLIDGV is encoded by the coding sequence ATGACACTGACAGGCAAACTGATGATCGGCGCCAGCGATGTGCCCGGTACCGAAGGGACGATGAGGGCGCTCAATCCCGCCAGCAATCAGTTGATTGAACCGGCGTTCGCCCTGGGTGGCGTAGCCGACGTCGACAAGGCCGCGACCCTCGCCAATGAAGCGTTCGATGAGTACAGCCACACCTCGCTCACCCGGCGCGCGGCGTTCCTCGACAGCATTGCCGACAATCTCGACTCGGTGCGCAAGACGCTGGCAGCAAGGGCAGCACTCGAAACCGGCCTGCCCGAGGCGCAACTTGAGGGTGAAGCAATAAAAGCTGCCACTCAGTTCCGCCAATTCGCCGAGGTCGTGCGCAGGGGGCGCTTCCTGCAACTGGCCATCGACCCGGCGCAGCCAGATCGCCAGCCCCGCCCGCGCATGGACCATCGACTGCAGAAGATCGCCCTCGGTCCGGTGGCGATTTTCGGCGCGAGCAATTTTCCGATCGCGTACTCGGTCGCCGGGGGCGACACCGCTTCGGCACTGGCGGCTGGCGCGACGGTCATCCTGAAGGCGCATAACGCTCACCCCGGAGCGTCGGAAATTCAGGCGCAGGCGATTCGCAACGCCGTGCAAGTACACGGGCTGCCCGAAGGCGTGTTTTCGATGGTGCGCGGTGGCGGTAATGCAATCGGTGAAGCGCTGGTCGATCATCCGTTGATCAAAGCGGTGACGTTCACCGGCTCGGAACGTGGCGGTATGGCGCTGTATCGCCGTGCGCAACTGCGCCCCGAACCGATTCCCGTGATCACCGAGATGACCAGCATCAACCCCACGTTCATCCTGCCCCACGCACAGGCCACTCAAGGGGCGCGGATCGGTGACAGCTTTATCGAACGCATGGTGGTGAACGTCGGGCAAGCCTGCCTCAAACCTGCGCTGTTGATCGCCATTGACGGGCCGGGCTTTGAGGCGATGCGCGCAGCGATGATCGAACGCGTCAACCAGACCTCGGCGCGACCGATGCTGACACCGGGCATTCACGCGGCCTATTTGAACGGTCTCGGCTTCATGGAGAACGCCGGCGCCCAGCGCATTGCCGAAGGCTCGGCAGCCAGTGCCGCGCTGGAGGGCGCCTCCGCGTTGCTGGAGGTCGACGGCGCACATTTCCTGAACGAGACGCTGCTCGCCGAAGAAGTATTCGGCCCTTCAGCGTTGCTGGTGAAAGTTCGGGATGAGGCTGAGATGCTCGCCGTTGCGCGCTCGCTACGGGGTCAGCTGTCGGCGGCCCTGCACCTAGAGGACGATGATTTGCCTTTGGCACAGCGCTTGTTGCCGGTATTGGAACGACGCACCGGGCGCATCGTCGTCAATGCTTTCGCGCATCCGCAGGAAGTGACCTTTGCCACCGTTCACGGCGGGCCGTTTCCGGCCACGTCGGACAGCCGCTTCACCTCGGTCGGCATGACGTCAATTGAACGCTTCTTGCGCCCGGTGGCTTACCAGGGCTTTCCTCAAGCGCTGCTGCCCGAGGTGCTGCGAGACCTGAACCCGTCGGGATTGCCTCGCCTCATTGACGGTGTCTAG
- a CDS encoding helix-turn-helix transcriptional regulator encodes MDALLKELPVHQGLARVFGALGQDGFWRALVDTLRLLVPLDNALVAVMGAGRVPRLLIDFDSKGDAAEHEELADYSAGMYLLDPFYQAACAGIADGLHSLESVAPDQFQQSEYYLSYFRSVVGADELQFMINLDGAVLGLSLGRSTRFTLQEQGRLLCVRDWVLSAMRRHLQLMPPEGATAEPVAGDLTLLLDRFDARLSVREIETARLILQGFSSKAIAQQMGISPETVKVHRRNVYHKLNVNGHGELFALVLQPR; translated from the coding sequence GTGGACGCGTTGTTGAAAGAGTTGCCCGTGCACCAAGGGCTGGCGCGGGTGTTTGGTGCGTTGGGTCAGGACGGTTTCTGGCGGGCGCTGGTCGACACCTTGCGGTTGCTGGTGCCGCTGGACAATGCGTTGGTCGCGGTGATGGGCGCGGGGCGGGTGCCGCGGTTGCTGATTGATTTCGACTCAAAAGGCGATGCCGCCGAGCATGAAGAACTGGCGGACTACAGCGCCGGCATGTACCTGCTTGATCCCTTCTACCAGGCCGCTTGCGCCGGCATTGCCGATGGCCTGCACAGCCTGGAATCGGTGGCTCCCGACCAGTTCCAGCAAAGCGAGTACTACCTGAGCTATTTCCGTTCGGTCGTGGGCGCCGACGAGTTGCAGTTCATGATCAACCTCGATGGCGCCGTGCTGGGCTTGTCGCTGGGGCGTTCGACGCGATTTACCCTCCAGGAGCAGGGCCGTCTGTTGTGCGTGCGCGACTGGGTGCTGTCGGCGATGCGCCGTCACCTGCAACTGATGCCGCCGGAAGGCGCGACCGCCGAGCCTGTGGCCGGCGATCTCACCCTGTTGCTGGATCGCTTCGACGCGCGCCTGTCGGTGCGGGAAATCGAAACGGCCAGGCTGATTCTTCAGGGCTTCTCCAGCAAAGCCATCGCCCAGCAGATGGGCATTTCACCGGAGACCGTGAAAGTGCATCGGCGCAACGTGTATCACAAGCTCAACG
- a CDS encoding P1 family peptidase has product MKPRARDLNIQFGQLQPGPLNAITDVPGVRVGHSDVRGRTDSGRDIHTGVTLIEPRAGSTNQQPCFAGVHVLNGNGDATGLEWIREAGLLTSPIAFTNTHSLGVVRDALIALDRENPPDDGRLYWNMPVVLETFDGLLNDINGFHVKPEHVAQAQRNAVGGPVIEGAVGGGSGMICHEFKGGIGTSSRRLSPAQGGWTVGAIVQANHGIRNELRVDGYPVGRYMEQVDSPFLKASLPFPGMGSIVVCLATDAPLLPHQCTRLAQRASLGLARTGGGNEDHSGDIFIAFATGNQHVPPAAYEGKGAPTCDNLSMVNNDHISELFLAATEAVEEAIINALLASDTVEGNGHTVPGLDAETLLKALRQAGWPGIQR; this is encoded by the coding sequence ATGAAACCACGTGCCCGCGACTTGAACATCCAGTTCGGCCAACTGCAACCCGGCCCTCTCAACGCCATCACCGACGTGCCCGGTGTGCGCGTCGGCCACAGTGATGTGCGTGGCCGCACCGACAGCGGTCGTGACATCCACACCGGCGTCACCCTGATCGAACCGCGCGCCGGTTCCACCAATCAACAACCGTGCTTTGCCGGTGTGCATGTGCTCAACGGCAACGGTGACGCCACCGGTCTTGAGTGGATTCGTGAAGCCGGCCTGCTGACCAGTCCGATCGCCTTCACCAACACCCACAGCCTGGGCGTGGTGCGCGACGCGCTGATTGCGCTGGACCGTGAGAACCCACCCGACGACGGCCGACTTTACTGGAACATGCCGGTGGTGCTGGAGACGTTCGACGGCCTGCTCAATGACATCAACGGCTTCCACGTCAAACCCGAACATGTGGCCCAGGCCCAACGCAATGCGGTGGGTGGCCCGGTGATCGAAGGCGCGGTGGGCGGTGGCAGCGGGATGATTTGTCACGAGTTCAAGGGCGGCATCGGCACGTCCTCGCGACGCTTGAGCCCTGCGCAGGGCGGCTGGACGGTCGGCGCGATTGTTCAGGCCAACCACGGCATTCGTAATGAACTGCGCGTCGACGGTTACCCGGTCGGACGCTATATGGAACAGGTCGACTCGCCCTTCCTCAAGGCCTCGCTGCCGTTTCCGGGCATGGGCTCCATCGTCGTCTGCCTGGCCACGGATGCGCCGTTGCTGCCGCACCAATGCACGCGCCTCGCGCAACGTGCCAGCCTCGGCCTCGCCCGCACCGGTGGCGGTAACGAAGACCACAGCGGTGACATCTTCATTGCCTTCGCCACCGGCAACCAGCACGTACCGCCCGCTGCCTATGAAGGCAAAGGCGCGCCGACGTGCGACAACCTGAGCATGGTCAACAACGATCACATCAGCGAGTTGTTTCTGGCCGCCACCGAAGCCGTGGAAGAAGCCATTATCAATGCCCTGTTGGCGTCCGATACGGTCGAAGGTAATGGCCACACTGTGCCGGGGCTTGATGCCGAGACGCTGCTAAAAGCACTGCGCCAGGCCGGTTGGCCTGGGATTCAGCGATAA
- the ppk2 gene encoding polyphosphate kinase 2 codes for MLLDNDTLIQRIHRELLDHRDEELELELMEDGHDLNALFDAHEGDSSAKEQRRRYFSELFRLQGELVKLQSWVVKTGHKVVILFEGRDAAGKGGVIKRITQRLNPRVCRVAALPAPNDRERTQWYFQRYVSHLPAAGEIVLFDRSWYNRAGVEQVMGFCNADQYEEFFRTVPEFERMLVRSGIQLIKYWFSISDQEQHLRFLSRIHDPLKQWKLSPMDLESRRRWEAYTKAKEIMLERTHIAEAPWWVVQANDKKQARLNCIHHLLGQMPYEEVEYPVIELPERVRQEDYSRSPTPPELIVPQVY; via the coding sequence ATGCTTTTAGACAACGACACCCTGATTCAACGTATCCATCGCGAGCTGCTCGATCACCGTGACGAAGAGCTGGAACTGGAATTGATGGAGGACGGCCATGACCTCAATGCACTGTTTGATGCGCACGAGGGTGACAGCAGTGCAAAAGAACAGAGACGACGCTATTTCAGCGAGCTGTTCCGCTTGCAGGGCGAACTGGTCAAGCTGCAAAGCTGGGTGGTGAAAACCGGGCACAAAGTGGTGATTTTGTTTGAAGGTCGCGACGCGGCGGGTAAAGGTGGGGTGATCAAGCGCATTACCCAGCGGCTCAATCCACGGGTCTGCCGGGTCGCCGCCCTGCCCGCGCCCAACGACCGCGAACGCACGCAATGGTATTTCCAGCGTTACGTCTCGCACCTGCCGGCTGCCGGGGAAATCGTGCTGTTCGACCGCAGCTGGTACAACCGCGCGGGCGTCGAGCAGGTCATGGGGTTTTGCAACGCCGACCAATATGAAGAGTTCTTCCGCACCGTGCCAGAGTTTGAACGGATGCTCGTGCGCTCCGGTATCCAGCTGATCAAATACTGGTTCTCAATCTCCGACCAGGAACAGCACCTGCGCTTCCTCAGCCGCATTCATGACCCGCTCAAGCAATGGAAACTCAGCCCGATGGACCTCGAATCCCGCCGGCGCTGGGAGGCCTATACCAAGGCCAAGGAAATCATGCTGGAACGCACCCACATCGCCGAAGCCCCATGGTGGGTGGTGCAGGCCAACGACAAGAAACAGGCCCGCCTCAACTGCATTCACCATTTGCTGGGGCAGATGCCCTATGAAGAGGTCGAATACCCGGTGATTGAATTGCCGGAGCGTGTACGGCAGGAGGACTATTCGCGCAGTCCGACGCCGCCGGAATTGATTGTGCCGCAGGTGTATTAG
- a CDS encoding isochorismatase family cysteine hydrolase — protein sequence MSKTLYPLDRTAYLLVDPYNDFLSEGGKVYPLIEPIAEQVGLLDNLRALDRTVRALEIPVVIVPHHRWEQGDYEDWDHPSPTQCKIMHMHHFARGEWGGDWHPDFAPKAGDIVVQEHWGSSGFANTDLDFRLKQKGITHVIIVGLLANTCIEATARYAVELGYHVTLVRDATAAFKPEMMHAAHELNGPTFAHAIVTTPELIATLTRGERP from the coding sequence ATGTCAAAAACACTCTATCCCCTCGACAGAACCGCCTACCTGTTGGTCGATCCTTACAACGATTTCCTTTCCGAAGGCGGAAAAGTCTATCCGCTTATCGAACCGATCGCCGAACAAGTCGGCCTGCTCGACAACTTGCGCGCACTCGACCGCACCGTCCGGGCCCTCGAGATTCCGGTGGTCATCGTACCGCACCACCGCTGGGAACAAGGCGACTACGAGGATTGGGACCACCCAAGCCCCACCCAATGCAAGATCATGCACATGCATCACTTCGCTCGCGGGGAATGGGGCGGCGACTGGCACCCCGATTTCGCGCCCAAGGCCGGTGACATCGTTGTTCAGGAACACTGGGGCTCCAGTGGTTTTGCCAACACCGACCTGGATTTTCGACTCAAACAAAAAGGCATCACTCACGTAATCATCGTTGGCCTGCTGGCCAATACCTGCATCGAGGCCACCGCCCGTTACGCGGTGGAACTGGGTTATCACGTCACCCTGGTGCGCGACGCGACGGCCGCCTTCAAGCCCGAAATGATGCACGCGGCGCATGAGCTGAACGGTCCGACGTTCGCCCACGCCATTGTCACCACGCCAGAGCTCATCGCCACCCTGACCCGAGGTGAACGCCCATGA
- a CDS encoding polyamine ABC transporter substrate-binding protein — MSRHCSHINLGLGACLCVSLSAMATDAPTVHVYNWYDYIGPNTLHDFKRDTGIEPVYDTFDSAEVLEGKLLTSRSGYDVVVASNFSLPTLIKAGALAPLPHAQMPDFKNMDSDLLAKLANNDPGNQYAVPYLWGTNGIGYNIDKVRAALGDKAPVDSWDLVFKEENLAKLGQCGVAMLDSPSEMLPVALHYLGLPPNSTNAEDYKKAEALLLKLRPHIAYFNSSKFISDLANGNICVAVGWSGAMLEAKTNAEQANNGVKIAYSLPKEGAPVWFDTLVLLKDAPHPQQGLAFIDYLMRPDVIAPVSDHLNYPNGNRSATPLVAEATRTNPAVYPSAEALATLFTLQPLPPATERVRTRIWSKVKNGQ; from the coding sequence ATGAGTCGTCACTGCTCGCATATCAATCTCGGACTGGGCGCCTGTTTGTGCGTCTCGCTGTCGGCGATGGCCACCGACGCACCCACGGTCCATGTCTACAACTGGTACGACTACATCGGTCCCAACACCCTGCATGACTTCAAGCGCGATACCGGAATCGAGCCGGTTTACGACACCTTCGACAGTGCCGAAGTGCTGGAAGGCAAACTGCTGACCAGCCGCAGCGGCTACGACGTGGTGGTGGCGAGTAATTTCAGTTTGCCGACGCTGATCAAGGCCGGCGCCCTGGCACCGTTGCCGCACGCGCAAATGCCTGATTTCAAGAACATGGACAGCGACCTGCTGGCAAAACTGGCCAACAACGATCCGGGCAATCAGTACGCCGTGCCGTATCTGTGGGGCACCAACGGGATTGGCTACAACATCGACAAGGTCCGCGCCGCGTTGGGCGACAAGGCGCCCGTGGACTCCTGGGACCTGGTGTTCAAGGAGGAGAACCTCGCCAAGCTCGGCCAATGCGGCGTGGCGATGCTCGATTCGCCATCCGAAATGCTGCCGGTCGCCCTGCACTATCTGGGCTTGCCACCTAACAGCACCAACGCCGAAGACTACAAGAAGGCCGAGGCGCTGCTGCTCAAGTTGCGCCCGCACATTGCGTACTTCAATTCGTCCAAGTTCATCAGCGACCTGGCCAACGGCAACATCTGCGTGGCGGTGGGCTGGTCCGGCGCGATGCTGGAAGCCAAGACCAATGCCGAGCAAGCCAACAACGGCGTGAAGATCGCCTACAGCCTGCCCAAGGAAGGTGCGCCGGTGTGGTTCGACACGCTCGTACTGCTCAAGGACGCCCCGCATCCGCAACAAGGCCTGGCCTTCATCGACTACCTGATGCGCCCGGATGTTATCGCCCCGGTCAGCGATCACCTGAACTACCCCAACGGTAATCGCAGCGCTACGCCGCTGGTGGCTGAGGCGACCCGCACCAATCCTGCCGTTTATCCGTCGGCTGAAGCGCTGGCCACGTTGTTCACCCTCCAGCCCCTGCCGCCCGCCACCGAGCGGGTGCGGACGCGGATCTGGAGCAAGGTCAAAAACGGTCAATAA
- a CDS encoding cupin domain-containing protein, translated as MSRITSRNTAGRLGFTLAAVSLAAFASFSQAGETTPEAQPAKNWQAGIHRTDQVRQDLDVADREVIQVRVDFDTGVTSPKHSHPGVEVAYVIEGTFEYQLEGRAPITLKAGDSLYIPAGTVHLAKNVGSGKASELATYIVKKGTPLLVLEH; from the coding sequence ATGTCCCGTATCACTTCCCGTAACACCGCTGGCCGGCTCGGTTTCACCCTTGCCGCTGTTTCACTGGCAGCCTTCGCAAGCTTTTCCCAGGCGGGCGAGACCACCCCTGAAGCACAACCTGCTAAAAACTGGCAGGCCGGCATTCACCGCACAGACCAGGTGCGCCAGGACCTGGACGTCGCCGACCGCGAGGTGATTCAAGTGCGTGTTGATTTCGACACGGGCGTGACGTCGCCAAAGCATTCGCACCCTGGGGTTGAGGTTGCCTATGTTATCGAAGGCACCTTTGAGTATCAGTTGGAGGGGCGGGCACCGATCACGCTGAAAGCGGGCGATTCGCTGTACATCCCGGCGGGCACCGTGCATCTGGCGAAGAACGTGGGTAGCGGCAAAGCGTCTGAGCTGGCGACCTACATCGTGAAGAAAGGCACGCCGTTGCTGGTGCTGGAGCACTGA
- a CDS encoding Ppx/GppA family phosphatase: MKGDTSLFAAIDLGSNAFRMMIGQPVKRNQKWMIQEVKTLREPVRLSEGFQGGALDEMALDRGWQALSRFGKKLRGFEAGRVRAVATSAVREADNAQLFLASAERHLGFRIDVISGHEEANLVYAGVAHSIPSPASLRLVVDIGGGSTELILGQGGQPLLTESIAIGSGTFGARYFSGGCITAPALLEAERVATLQFEKVARRYRALGWQQTIGSSGTARMLAKVLKANGMNDDGESGITYSGLLRLSLRLLEVGHVKQLKLAGLQNHRLSSLPGGLVVMLAAFKVFGISHMTPSEGGLRFGVMHGLMSRH; the protein is encoded by the coding sequence ATGAAAGGAGACACCTCGCTATTTGCAGCCATTGACCTGGGCTCCAATGCATTTCGCATGATGATTGGCCAGCCGGTCAAACGGAACCAGAAATGGATGATCCAGGAAGTGAAAACCCTGCGTGAACCGGTCCGTTTATCGGAAGGTTTTCAGGGCGGCGCGCTGGATGAGATGGCGCTGGACCGTGGATGGCAGGCGCTCTCGCGATTCGGTAAAAAATTGCGCGGTTTTGAAGCCGGCCGGGTGCGGGCGGTGGCGACCAGCGCGGTGCGTGAAGCCGACAATGCGCAACTGTTTCTGGCCAGCGCCGAGCGGCATCTGGGGTTCAGGATTGATGTCATCTCCGGGCATGAAGAGGCGAATCTGGTGTACGCCGGCGTCGCCCATTCGATCCCCAGCCCGGCCAGTCTGCGTCTGGTTGTGGACATCGGTGGCGGATCCACCGAGCTGATTCTGGGGCAGGGCGGCCAACCGTTGTTGACCGAAAGCATTGCCATCGGCAGCGGCACGTTTGGCGCGCGTTACTTTTCGGGTGGCTGCATCACCGCCCCGGCGTTGCTGGAAGCCGAGCGGGTGGCCACGCTGCAGTTTGAAAAAGTGGCGCGGCGTTACCGCGCCTTGGGTTGGCAGCAGACTATCGGCTCGTCGGGAACGGCGCGAATGCTCGCCAAAGTGCTCAAGGCCAACGGCATGAATGACGATGGCGAAAGCGGCATCACCTACAGCGGCCTGCTGCGCCTGTCATTGCGCCTGCTGGAAGTGGGGCACGTCAAACAGCTCAAACTGGCCGGCTTGCAAAACCATCGCTTGAGCTCCTTGCCCGGTGGCCTGGTGGTGATGTTGGCCGCGTTCAAGGTCTTTGGTATCTCACACATGACGCCCTCCGAAGGTGGACTGAGGTTCGGGGTGATGCATGGCTTGATGTCCAGGCATTGA